In Heterodontus francisci isolate sHetFra1 chromosome 30, sHetFra1.hap1, whole genome shotgun sequence, a genomic segment contains:
- the LOC137346487 gene encoding fibrinogen-like protein 1-like protein isoform X1, with the protein MATNMGSTLTAIILLALGAANCEEEIDNMHMLDENSRFTRALASRPRSGYPKDCSGVKGRSGVYVIHPNNSPPLVVYCDMGIDGGGWTMIQRNIRPSEITWTEHWTTYKYGFGNIVRDHWLGNEYIYKIVSQGNYKIKFLLWNKQNVRYFADYDSFTIGNERSGYVLSLGRYTGNAGNALMGYGSKVIHDNMKFSTFDKDQDRSRANCAASCQGAFWFNNCYRVNLNTKNIYWYSLCSGNCNSSQILIKPNKVCRLGYIG; encoded by the exons ATGGCAACCAACATGG GTTCTACATTGACTGCAATCATTTTGCTTGCATTGGGTGCTGCAAATTGTGAAGAAGAAATCGATAACATGCATATGTTAGATGAAAATAGCAGGTTCACCAGAGCTCTTGCAAGCAGACCTAGATCTG GTTATCCCAAGGATTGCAGTGGTGTCAAAGGTAGAAGTGGAGTTTACGTTATCCATCCCAACAATTCTCCCCCACTTGTTGTGTATTGCGACATGGGTATAGATGGTGGTGGATGGACCATGATTCAAAGGAACATTCGGCCTTCTGAAATTACTTGGACAGAACACTGGACAACTTACAAGTACGGTTTTGGCAATATCGTTCGGGATCACTGGCTGGGAAATGAGTATATATATAAGATCGTAAGTCAAGGAAATTACAAAATAAAGTTCTTGCTGTGGAATAAGCAGAATGTACGGTATTTTGCTGATTATGACTCATTCACTATAGGGAATGAAAGAAGTGGTTATGTATTGAGCCTAGGGAGATACACAGGAAATGCAGGCAATGCATTGATGGGATATGGGAGCAAAGTCATACATGATAACATGAAGTTTTCAACATTCGACAAAGACCAGGATAGGTCAAGGGCAAACTGTGCAGCATCCTGCCAGGGTGCCTTTTGGTTTAATAACTGTTACAGGGTTAATTTGAATACAAAGAATATCTACTGGTACAGCTTGTGCTCTGGCAACTGCAAttcttctcagattctgatcaaaccCAACAAAGTGTGTAGGCTGGGATATATAGGGTAA
- the LOC137346487 gene encoding fibrinogen-like protein 1-like protein isoform X2: MHMLDENSRFTRALASRPRSGYPKDCSGVKGRSGVYVIHPNNSPPLVVYCDMGIDGGGWTMIQRNIRPSEITWTEHWTTYKYGFGNIVRDHWLGNEYIYKIVSQGNYKIKFLLWNKQNVRYFADYDSFTIGNERSGYVLSLGRYTGNAGNALMGYGSKVIHDNMKFSTFDKDQDRSRANCAASCQGAFWFNNCYRVNLNTKNIYWYSLCSGNCNSSQILIKPNKVCRLGYIG, encoded by the exons ATGCATATGTTAGATGAAAATAGCAGGTTCACCAGAGCTCTTGCAAGCAGACCTAGATCTG GTTATCCCAAGGATTGCAGTGGTGTCAAAGGTAGAAGTGGAGTTTACGTTATCCATCCCAACAATTCTCCCCCACTTGTTGTGTATTGCGACATGGGTATAGATGGTGGTGGATGGACCATGATTCAAAGGAACATTCGGCCTTCTGAAATTACTTGGACAGAACACTGGACAACTTACAAGTACGGTTTTGGCAATATCGTTCGGGATCACTGGCTGGGAAATGAGTATATATATAAGATCGTAAGTCAAGGAAATTACAAAATAAAGTTCTTGCTGTGGAATAAGCAGAATGTACGGTATTTTGCTGATTATGACTCATTCACTATAGGGAATGAAAGAAGTGGTTATGTATTGAGCCTAGGGAGATACACAGGAAATGCAGGCAATGCATTGATGGGATATGGGAGCAAAGTCATACATGATAACATGAAGTTTTCAACATTCGACAAAGACCAGGATAGGTCAAGGGCAAACTGTGCAGCATCCTGCCAGGGTGCCTTTTGGTTTAATAACTGTTACAGGGTTAATTTGAATACAAAGAATATCTACTGGTACAGCTTGTGCTCTGGCAACTGCAAttcttctcagattctgatcaaaccCAACAAAGTGTGTAGGCTGGGATATATAGGGTAA